The following is a genomic window from Verrucosispora sp. WMMD573.
CTGGGCGCGATCTGCGGTACGGCGTTCGCGGTGCTCGCGGCGGCCGGCGCCGGCGTGGTGCCCGCCTGGTTCAGCTCGGATCGGGCGGTACACGAGCAGGCGCTGGTGGCCTGGCCCTGGTTCGCCGCGATGCTGCCGCTGGCCGGAGTGGTGTTCGCCCTCGACGGGGTGCTGATCGGCGCGGGTGACATCCGCTATCTGCGCAACCTCACCGTGGCCGGTGCGCTCGGCGGCTTTCTGCCGGCGATCTGGCTGGCGTACGCCCTCGATCTGGGTCTCGGTGGCATCTGGGCCGGGCTGATGCTGTTCACCGTGATCCGCCTGATCGGGCTGTTGCTGCGGCTTCGTAGCGGTGCCTGGGCGGTCATCGGTGAGGAGCGTCTACCCGCCTGACAAGACCTGGCCGTAGAGCGCGTAGATGAAGAGCACCAGAGCCAGGCTCGCCACGAAGGAGACGAGCAACGCGATGATCTTCATGGTGTTGGGGTAGCGCTGACGCAGGGGCTGCCGTCGCTGCCAGGCCCACCAGCGGCGCCGGACCGCCCCGGCCCCGGGCAGGGCGGCCAGCCCCTCGGCCAGCCGGACACCCAACGTGCGCCTCGCCGGTGGCGGATTCAGCATCCAGTCCGGCAGCGCGCTGGGCTGCTCGGGCGTACGCAGGCGGACCTCATCGTCGGGCCGGCGCGTTCGATCGGGACTGCGGTCCGTGCTCATGTCGTTCTCCCCGTGGCCTGCCGGCACGGCACTCGCCGTCGCCGATGTGTCCATCGTGTCAGGGGGGTCCCAGCCCGAACATCCGATTTCCGGGGGCCTGTCCGGTGCTCGGGCCAGCGGGCCGGTCTGGCAGGCTTGCACGCCGTGAGCACAGACGGCCTGATCGTGGTGGACAAGTCCGGCGGTATGACCTCGCACGATGTGGTCGCCCGGGTCCGCCGGCTGGCCCGGACCCGGCGGGTCGGCCACGGCGGCACGCTCGACCCGATGGCAACCGGGGTCCTGGTGATCGGGGTGGGCCGGGCAACCCGGCTGCTGACGTACGTGATCGGTGCGGACAAGAGCTACGCGGCGACCGTCCGGCTGGGCCAGACCACCGTCACCGACGACGCGGAGGGCGACGTGATCGCCACCACGCCCGCCGGGATGGTCACCGACGAGGCCGTCCGGGACGTGCTGGCCGGGATGACCGGGGAGATCGACCAGGTGCCGAGCGCGGTGAGCGCCATCAAAATCAACGGACAGCGGGCGTACAAGCGGGTCCGTGCGGGGGAGAGCGTCGACCTGCCGGCCCGGCGGGTCACCGTCTCCCGGCTCGACGTGCTGGCGATCCGACGTGATCGGCCGGACGTGGTCGACGTCGACGTGGAGGTGGCCTGCTCGACCGGGACGTACATCCGGGCGATAGCCCGCGACGCGGGCCTGGCCCTCGGGGTCGGTGGCCACCTGACCGCGCTGCGGCGTACCGCCGTGGGTGGGTTCACCCTGGCGGAGGCCGCCACCCTCGACGAGCTGGAGAGCCGCGCGCCGGATGTGGTGGGGCTGCCGCTCGCCACCGCCGCCGAACGGTTCTTCCCCCGCCGGGACGCCACCGCCGAGGAGGCGAAGGTGCTTTCCCACGGCGGTCCGCTCGATCCGGTCGGCCACACCGGGCCGTACGCGGTCTTCGATCCGACCGGCGGGCTGATCGCTATCGTCAGCGAGCGGGCCGGCCGGGCCCGCGCGGAGATCGTGCTCGCCCCGGCCTGATGCCGGGTGCCCGACAGCCGACCGCCGACGGTCGGGGCCAACGACAGCGGAGGAGCAGCATGCAACGGTGGCGGGGGTACGACGCGGTGCCCGGTGGCTGGGGACGGTCGGTCGTCACCATCGGCGTCTTCGACGGTGTGCACAAGGGTCATCAGGCGACGATCGGCCATGCCGTGGCCCGTGCCCGGGAACTCGGCGTGCAGTCGGTGGTGGTGACCTTCGACCCGCACCCGGCCGAGGTCGTGCGGCCGGGTTCCCATCCGGCGGTGCTGACCGAGCCGTCCCGCAAGGCTGAGCTGATCGAGGCCCTCGGCGCGGACGTGCTCTGTGTGATCCCGTTCACGCCCGAGGTTTCCCGGTTGTCGGCCGAGGCGTTCGTGCACGACGTGCTGGTCGAGCACCTGCACGCCGCGCTCGTGGTGGTGGGGGAGAACTTCCGGTTCGGCCACCGGGCCGCCGGTGACGTGGCGCTGCTGGAGCGGCTCGGTCGCACGTTCGGGTTCGCCGTCGAGGGGGCTCCGCTGGTCGCCGCGGCGGGCACGGTCTACTCCTCGACGTACATCAGATCCTGCGTCGACGCGGGTGACGTGACCGCCGCCGCCGACGCGCTGGGCCGCCCGCACCGGTTGGAGGGTGTGGTGGTCCGCGGTGACCAGCGTGGGCGGGAACTCGGCTATCCGACCGCGAACCTGCTCTGTCACCGGTACGCGGCGGTACCGGCCGACGGCGTCTACGCCGCCCGGATGATCCGTCGGGGGCGGCGGCAGCCGCTGGCCGCCGCCGTGTCGATCGGCACGAACCCGACCTTCTCCGGCCGGGAGCGCCGGGTCGAGGCGTACGCGCTGGATTTCGACGGCGACCTCTACGGCGAGCGGCTGGCGCTGGACTTCGTGGCGCATCTGCGCGGGCAGACCCGCTTCGATTCGATCGAGCCGCTGATCGCCCAGATCGCCGAGGACGTCGAGCGGACCCGCCGGGTGCTGGGCTGACCGGTCACCGACCCGCCCGTGGCCCTTGACCGGCCGGGTCGGTTGGGTGCTGGTAGGCTGGCTGAGACGTCGGCTGACCGACGTGGGGCCTCGCCTGCCTGCTCGACGCCGCGGGTGCGAGGACCGTCCGTCACCGGTGCCGTAGCCCGGCCCGACGGACCGCATCGAGACAACCCATCAGAACAGGGAGAACATGGCGCTCGACCAGCAGGCCAAGGCCAAGATCCGCGAGGAGTACGCGACCGCCGAGGGCGACACCGGGTCGCCCGAGGTGCAGGTCGCGGTCCTCACCAAGCGGATCGCCGATCTCACCGAGCACCTGAAGGTGCACAAGCACGACCACCACAGCCGCCGTGGGCTGCTGCTACTGGTCGGCCGTCGCCGCCGGTTGCTCAACTACGTCCAGAAGAAGGACATCAACCGCTACCGGTCGCTCATCGAGCGGCTCGGCCTGCGCCGGTGACGTGACGGGGGAGTGGCCCACCAGGTCACTCCCCCGTCGGCGTCCCAACCGAGAAACGGGCCACGACCACCCAGACAAGGGAGCGTCGGCGTACCGGTCTCCGGTAGTGGCCTCCGGGCGCCCCGGCATCCTGCCGGTGGTCCCGGGCGCTTCGATCGAAGACCGGCCGTCCGTACAGCTCCCGCGTCGTGGCCCCCGATGCGAAGGAGCATTGAAACAGCATGACCGAGACCAAACTCGGCACCGAAACCCGCACCGCCGTGATCGACAACGGGTCGTTCGGCACCCGTGAGATCACCTTCTCCACCGGCCGGCTGGCCCGACAGGCCGCCGGGTCCGTCACGGCGCAGCTCGGCGAGACGGTCGTCCTCTCCGCCACCACCGCCGGCAAGCAGCCGAAGGAGCAGTTCGACTTCTTCCCGCTGACCGTCGACGTCGAGGAGCGGATGTACGCCGCGGGCCGGATCCCCGGCTCGTTCTTCCGCCGCGAGGGCCGGCCCAGCGAGGACGCCATCCTCACCTGCCGCCTGATCGACCGGCCGCTGCGCCCGTCGTTCGTCAAGGGCCTGCGCAACGAGGTCCAGGTCGTCGAGACCATCCTCGCGCTCGACCCGCAGCACCCGTACGACGTGGTCGCGATCAACGCCGCGTCGATGTCGACCAAGCTCTCCGGCCTGCCGTTCTCCGGCCCGATCGGGGCCACCCGGATGGCCCACGTGGACGGCCAGTGGGTCGCCTTCCCGACCCACGAGGAGCTGGCCCGGGCCACCTTCGACATGGTGGTGGCCGGCCGGTCCCTGCCCGACGGCGACGTCGCGATCATGATGGTCGAGGCGGAGGCCACCGAGCACACCGTGAAGCTGGTCGCCGGCGGGGCGCCCGCACCGACCGAGGAGGTCGTGGCGAGCGGCCTGGAGGCCGCCAAGCCCGCCATCCGCGAGCTGTGCCGGGCGCAGAGCGAGCTGGCCGAGGTCGCCGCCAAGCCGGTCGCCGAGTTCCCGGTCTTCCTGGATTACCAGGACGACGCGTACGACGCGGTCGCCGAACTGACCCGCGCCGACGTCGCCGAGGCCCTGCAGATCGCCGGCAAGGCGGACCGCGAGGAGGCCCTGGACGCGATCAAGCTGCGGGTCCACGAGGAGCTCGGCTCCCGTTTCGAGGGCCGGGAGAAGGAACTCTCCGCCGCGTTCCGGTCGCTGACCAAGTCCGAGGTGCGTAGCCGGGTACTGCGCGAGCAGGTCCGCATCGACGGCCGGGGTCCGCGTGACATCCGCCCGCTGAGCGCCGAGGTGGGCGTGCTGCCCCGGGTGCACGGCTCGGCGCTGTTCGAGCGCGGCGAGACCCAGATCCTCGGCGTCACCACGCTCAACATGCTGCGCATGGAGCAGGCGCTGGACACCCTCTCCCCGGAGAAGTCCAAGCGCTACATGCACAACTACAACTTCCCGCCGTACTCCACCGGTGAGACCGGCCGGGTCGGCTCGCCGAAGCGTCGCGAGATCGGGCACGGTGCCCTCGCGGAGCGGGCGCTGATCCCGGTGCTGCCCTCGCGGGAGGAGTTCCCGTACGCCATCCGGCAGGTCTCCGAGGCGCTCGGCTCCAACGGCTCCACCTCGATGGGCTCGGTCTGCGCCTCGACGCTGGGCCTGCTCAGCGCCGGTGTGCCGCTGAAGGCGCCGGTCGCCGGCATCGCGATGGGCCTCATCTCCGACGAGGTCGACGGCAAGACCCAGTACGTCACGCTCACCGACATCCTCGGTGCCGAGGACGCCTTCGGCGACATGGACTTCAAGGTCGCCGGCACCCGGGACTTCGTCACCGCGTTGCAGCTCGACACCAAGCTCGACGGCATCCCGTCCGACGTGCTGGCCGCCGCGCTCCAGCAGGCCCACGAGGCGCGGCAGACCATCCTCGACGTGATGCAGCGGGCGATCGAGGCACCGGCCGAGATGTCCGACTACGCGCCGCGGGTGACCACGGTCAAGATCCCGGTCGACAAGATCGGCATGGTGATCGGCCCGAAGGGTCAGACCATCAACGCCATTCAGGACGAGACCGGCGCCGAGATCTCCATCGAGGACGACGGCACCATCTACGTCGGCGCGACAAACGGTCCGTCGGCGCAGGCCGCGGTCGAGCGGATCAACGCGATCGCCAACCCGACCCTGCCCAAGGTCGGCGACCGCTTCCTCGGCACGGTGGTGAAGACGGCTCCGTTCGGCGCGTTCGTCTCGCTGCTGCCGGGCCGCGACGGCCTGCTGCACATCTCCAAGGTGGGCGACGGCAAGCGGGTCGAGAAGGTCGAGGACTTCCTCAACGTCGGTGACCGGGTCGAGGTCGAGATCGCCGACATCGACCAGCGCGGCAAGATCTACCTGGACAAGGTCCGCCCGGAGGGCGCCGAGGCGCCGGCCGCCGCAGCCGGCGAGGAGCGCCCCGCCGGCCGGGGTGGCGACCGGGGTCCGCGTGACCGGGGCGACCGCGAGCGCGGTGGCGACCGGGGCGGTCGTGGCCCCGAGCGTGGCGAGGGCGGCGAGGGCGGCGACCGTCCCCGACGCCGTACCCGGCACAGCTGACAAGTGAACCGCTGACCGGCCGGGCGACACCGTCGCCCGGCCGGTTCGTTCGTCAACTCATCCACCCCTCGTCGTACTGGAAGCAGGTGGCCGTGACCCGGACCCGGCATTCGTCTTTCCTCGGGGCCCGACCGGGGCCGACGCCGCGCGCCGGCCGTTCGGCCACCACGACCGCGCGGGCCGCCGGTGGGTCGACCCGGGCGGTGACCCGGACCCTGAGCGACGATCCGCTGGGCGGCACGGTGCGCCGCACGGTGCTGCCGAACGGGCTGCGCGTGCTGACCGAGGCGATCCCGGCCATGCGCAGCGTCTCGTTCGGCATCTGGGTGGCGGTGGGCTCGCGGGACGAGACCGGCACCCAGGCGGGTGCCGCCCACTTCCTCGAACACCTGCTGTTCAAGGGCACCCACAAGCGCAACGCGATGGAGATCTCCTCGGCGATCGAGGCCGTGGGCGGCGAGACCAACGCCTTCACCACGAAGGAGTACACCTGCTACTACGCCCGGGTGCTGGACGAGGACCTGCCCCTGGCCATCGACGTCATGTGCGACCTGGTCGCCGACTCGGTGCTGGAGCCGGCCGACGTGGAGACCGAGCGCGGCGTGATCCTCGAAGAGATCGCCATGCACGACGACGAACCCGGCGACGAGGTGCACGATCTGTTCGCCCAGGTCGTCTACGGCGACCACCCGCTGGGCCGGCTGATCTCCGGCACCGCGGAGACGGTCACCCCGATGTCCCGCCGGCAGATCCAGAGCTTCTACCGGCGACGCTACGTCGCGCCCCAGATCGTCATCGCCGCCGCCGGCAACCTGGACCACACCGCCGTGGTGCGGCTGGTCCGCCAGGCGCTGCGGGGCACTCCGCTGGACACCGATCCGGCGGCGCCCGCGCCGCAGCGGCCGGCCACTCCGGGCGTACGCACCCGGACCGCCGCCACTGTGGTGGAGGAGAAGGAGACCGAGCAGGCGCACATCATGCTGGGCTGCGCGGGCATCGACCGGCTCGACGAGCGGCGCTTCGCCCTCGGCGTGCTGAACAACGTGCTCGGCGGTGGCATGTCCAGCCGGCTCTTCCAGGAGATCCGGGAGCGCCGTGGCCTCGCCTACTCCGTCTACTCCTATGCCAGCCAGTACGCCGACAGCGGCCTGTTCGGCGTCTACGCCGGCTGCGCCCCGGGCCGGGTCGACGAGGTGCTGAAGCTGACCCGCGCCGAGTTGGCGCGTACCGCCGCGCACGGCATCACCGAGGCGGAGCTGGCCCGGGGCAAGGGGATGAGCAAGGGCTCGTTCGTGCTCGGCCTGGAGGACACCGGCTCCCGGATGAGCCGGCTGGCCAAGGGCGAACTGCTCTACGGGGACCTGGTCCCGGTCAACGAGCTGCTCGACCGGGTCGACGCGGTCACCCTCGACGACGTCAACGCCCTCGCGGCCGAGTTGCTGGGCCGGCCGATGTCCCTCGCCGTCGTCGGCCCGTTCGCCGGCCGGGACTTCAGCGCCTGATCCGTCCGGCCGAGCGGCTGCGCACCACCCTCGGGGTGTCCGCGTCCCGATTGGGATAGGTTGTGCCGCGTGACTGACGAGCAGGAGAAGGCCGCCCCCGAGTCGATCAAGGTTGGCGTGCTGGGTGCCGGTGGCCGGATGGGTGCCGAGGTGTGCCGGGCCGTCGAGGCGGCCGGCGACATGAAACTGGTGGCGACCGTCGACGAGGACGACTGGCTGGTGGACGCCGCCGAGGCGGGGGCGCAGGTGCTCGTCGACTTCACCACTCCCGACGTCGTGATGGACAACCTGCACTGGTGTATCGACCAGGGCATCCACGCGGTGGTCGGCACCAGCGGCTTCACCGAGCAGCGGATCGAGAAGGTACGCGGCTGGCTGGCCGGCCGGCCCGACGTGGGTGTGGTGATCGCCCCCAACTTCGGTCTCGGCGCGGTGCTGATGATGCAGTTCGCCGCGCGGGCCGCCCGCTACTTCGAGTCGGTCGAGATCGTCGAGCAGCACCATCCGCGCAAGCTCGACGCGCCCAGCGGCACCGCCATGCACACCGCGCGCCTGGTCGCGGCGGCCCGGGCCGAGTCCGGCCTCGGCCCGGTGCCGGACGCCACCAAGGACGAGATCGCCGGTGCCCGGGGTGCCGACGTCGACGGGGTGCGGGTGCACGCCGTACGCGCCACCGGACTTGTCGCCCACCAGGAGGTGCTCTTCGGCACCACCGGCGAGACCCTCACCATCCGGCACGACTCGTACGACCGGGTCTCGTTCATGCCCGGCGTGCTGCTCGCGGTACGCGCGGTGCGATACCGGCCGGGCCTGACCCTCGGCCTGGACGCCCTGCTCGACTGAGCGCGGCCGGGGTGGGCCGCCCGCCCGCGCTCAACCCGCCTGGGGCGGTTCGGTGGGCACGGCGACGTGCAGGCGCAGCTGGGGGACCAGCATGTCGTCGACGTCCAGCGCGCGTCCCGCGCCGTCGGGCTCCCAGCCGGCGGTGGTGAGGAACTTCCGGGCGGCCTGGTCGCCCTCGAACACCCACGCCACGGCCCGGTCGAAGCCGGACTCCCGCCACAGGTCGACACTGGCGGCGAGCAGCCGGGAGCCGTGCCCGCGCCGGCCCCAGCGGGGCTCGACCAGCAGGTCGGTCACGGCCACCACGTCGGCGCCGAGCGCGTCGGCCGGTTCGTTCGGGGCCAGCGCCTCGGCGTCGGCCGGGCCGGAGGCGGCGAAGCCCACCAGATACGATTGCTCGGCCTGTTCGACGGCGACCAGCACCCGGTGGGTGTCGCTGGGCGGCTGGCGCACCGAGGCATCCCAGCGCTCGGCCAGCGACGCCTCGTCGAGGCCGTCCAGCACCTCCCGGGGCAGCAGTCGCCGGTAGGCGACCCGCCAGGTGGCGAGCTGGATGCGGGCGATCTCGGCGGCGTCCTCCGGACGCGCCGGGCGGACGTACCCGAGACTCATGGCACGACAGCCTACGCAGGGCGAGGGAGGCGACGGTGGCGCAGGGTGCCAGGCGGACGGTCGGACAGGTCGCCGCGGTGATCGTGCTCGCCGTCGTGGTGGCCGGGTTCCTGTCCGTGGCGGCCGTCCGGCACGGCTTCTTCGACCTTCAGGTCTACCGGGGCGCCCTGGTCTGGTGGGTGCACGACGGCGGCGAAATTTACGACTACCTCAAGCCCGGCACCCAGTACGGCTTCACGTACCCACCGTTCGCCGCCCTGGTGATGTTGCCGATGGCGTACCTGTCCTGGCATTCGGCGATCGTGGTGAGCGTGGCGGCCGGCGTGGTGACCAGCGCGGTGCTGATCTGGTGGCTGCTGGATCCGGTGTCCCGGCGGGCCGGCTGGACCCGCTGGTTCGCCTTCGCGGTGGTGCTCTGCCTGGTCGCGGCCTTCGAACCGATGCGCGAGACGATCAACTTCGGTCAGGTCAACACGCTGCTGCTCTTCCTGGTGGCGGTGGATCTGCTCCGGCTGCTGCCGCGCGGCAGCAGCTGGGCCGGGATCGGCATCGGCCTGGCCACCGCGATCAAGCTCACGCCGGGCATCTTCATCGTCTACCTGCTGGTGACCGGGCGCTGGCGCGCGGCGGTGACCGCCTCTGGCGCCGCGACCGCCGCGACCCTGCTGGCCGCCGCGCTGTTCCCGGACGCCTCCCGGGAGTTCTGGACCAGCGCGCTGTGGAACACCGGGCGCGTCGGTGAGCTGGCCTTCGTCTCCAACCAGTCGCTGCGGGGCGTGGTGGCCCGGCTCGACCCGCAGAGCCCGAGCACGCTGGCCTGGCTGCTGCTGGTCGCCGCGACGCTGGTGCTCTGGGCCTGGCGGTCCCGGGTCGCGGCGTCCGTGGGCGACGAGGCCACCGGGCTGGCCCTGACCGGCACGGTGATGTGCCTGGTCAGCCCGGTCACCTGGGTGCATCACCTGGTCTGGCTGCTGCCGGGCCTGCTGCTGCTGGTGGACCGGGGCATGGCCGCGCCACCGGGCGGTCGTCGCCGCCGGGTGCTGCTGGCCTGCGCGACCATCGGGTACGCGTTCCTGATCAGCCGGATCGTCTGGGCGTGGGAGAAGGACTTCACCGGGCTCGACGGTTTCCTGTTCGGCAACACCTACGTCTGGATCAGCCTGGCGTTGCTGGCCTTCCTGCCGGTGCGTGCGGTCGCACCGCGCTCGCCGTCGGATTCAGCGTCGACGTCGGATTCAGCCGCCGTCGAGTCGGCCGGTGTACCGCAACTCGACCAGTCCGATCGCCGGTCGGCCGCCGGACAGCGGCACCGGGTAGGTCGACCGCTCACCGTCCGGTGACAACCCGGCCCGCTCGTAGAACCGACGGGCCCGGTCGTTGTCCGCCAGCACCCAGAGCCGGTACTCCGTCCAGCCGGACTCGCGCAGGCCCGCCCGCGCCGCCGCGAGCAGGGCGCGAGCGGTGCCGTCACCCCAGTTCTCGGGCGTGACGTACAGGCTCACCACCTCGCCGTAGGCCGGGTCGAGGTCGCCGCGATCCTGGTTGTTGCGGTACGGCCCGAAGGTGGCGAACCCGACGAGCGTGCCGTGCTCCTCGGCGAGCAGGGTGGTGAAGGGGTGATCCGGGTCGGCGGTGCCGAGGGCCCGGCGGCGCTGCGCCCAGGCGGCCGGGTTGAGCCGGTTCAGCACCTCGTC
Proteins encoded in this region:
- a CDS encoding pitrilysin family protein yields the protein MTRTLSDDPLGGTVRRTVLPNGLRVLTEAIPAMRSVSFGIWVAVGSRDETGTQAGAAHFLEHLLFKGTHKRNAMEISSAIEAVGGETNAFTTKEYTCYYARVLDEDLPLAIDVMCDLVADSVLEPADVETERGVILEEIAMHDDEPGDEVHDLFAQVVYGDHPLGRLISGTAETVTPMSRRQIQSFYRRRYVAPQIVIAAAGNLDHTAVVRLVRQALRGTPLDTDPAAPAPQRPATPGVRTRTAATVVEEKETEQAHIMLGCAGIDRLDERRFALGVLNNVLGGGMSSRLFQEIRERRGLAYSVYSYASQYADSGLFGVYAGCAPGRVDEVLKLTRAELARTAAHGITEAELARGKGMSKGSFVLGLEDTGSRMSRLAKGELLYGDLVPVNELLDRVDAVTLDDVNALAAELLGRPMSLAVVGPFAGRDFSA
- a CDS encoding GNAT family N-acetyltransferase, whose amino-acid sequence is MSLGYVRPARPEDAAEIARIQLATWRVAYRRLLPREVLDGLDEASLAERWDASVRQPPSDTHRVLVAVEQAEQSYLVGFAASGPADAEALAPNEPADALGADVVAVTDLLVEPRWGRRGHGSRLLAASVDLWRESGFDRAVAWVFEGDQAARKFLTTAGWEPDGAGRALDVDDMLVPQLRLHVAVPTEPPQAG
- a CDS encoding GNAT family N-acetyltransferase, which produces MPSIRREQPDDAEAVARVHVRGWQAGYAGIMPDEVLNRLNPAAWAQRRRALGTADPDHPFTTLLAEEHGTLVGFATFGPYRNNQDRGDLDPAYGEVVSLYVTPENWGDGTARALLAAARAGLRESGWTEYRLWVLADNDRARRFYERAGLSPDGERSTYPVPLSGGRPAIGLVELRYTGRLDGG
- the dapB gene encoding 4-hydroxy-tetrahydrodipicolinate reductase, producing the protein MTDEQEKAAPESIKVGVLGAGGRMGAEVCRAVEAAGDMKLVATVDEDDWLVDAAEAGAQVLVDFTTPDVVMDNLHWCIDQGIHAVVGTSGFTEQRIEKVRGWLAGRPDVGVVIAPNFGLGAVLMMQFAARAARYFESVEIVEQHHPRKLDAPSGTAMHTARLVAAARAESGLGPVPDATKDEIAGARGADVDGVRVHAVRATGLVAHQEVLFGTTGETLTIRHDSYDRVSFMPGVLLAVRAVRYRPGLTLGLDALLD
- the truB gene encoding tRNA pseudouridine(55) synthase TruB, producing the protein MSTDGLIVVDKSGGMTSHDVVARVRRLARTRRVGHGGTLDPMATGVLVIGVGRATRLLTYVIGADKSYAATVRLGQTTVTDDAEGDVIATTPAGMVTDEAVRDVLAGMTGEIDQVPSAVSAIKINGQRAYKRVRAGESVDLPARRVTVSRLDVLAIRRDRPDVVDVDVEVACSTGTYIRAIARDAGLALGVGGHLTALRRTAVGGFTLAEAATLDELESRAPDVVGLPLATAAERFFPRRDATAEEAKVLSHGGPLDPVGHTGPYAVFDPTGGLIAIVSERAGRARAEIVLAPA
- a CDS encoding bifunctional riboflavin kinase/FAD synthetase; this translates as MQRWRGYDAVPGGWGRSVVTIGVFDGVHKGHQATIGHAVARARELGVQSVVVTFDPHPAEVVRPGSHPAVLTEPSRKAELIEALGADVLCVIPFTPEVSRLSAEAFVHDVLVEHLHAALVVVGENFRFGHRAAGDVALLERLGRTFGFAVEGAPLVAAAGTVYSSTYIRSCVDAGDVTAAADALGRPHRLEGVVVRGDQRGRELGYPTANLLCHRYAAVPADGVYAARMIRRGRRQPLAAAVSIGTNPTFSGRERRVEAYALDFDGDLYGERLALDFVAHLRGQTRFDSIEPLIAQIAEDVERTRRVLG
- the rpsO gene encoding 30S ribosomal protein S15 — its product is MALDQQAKAKIREEYATAEGDTGSPEVQVAVLTKRIADLTEHLKVHKHDHHSRRGLLLLVGRRRRLLNYVQKKDINRYRSLIERLGLRR
- a CDS encoding polyribonucleotide nucleotidyltransferase, with translation MTETKLGTETRTAVIDNGSFGTREITFSTGRLARQAAGSVTAQLGETVVLSATTAGKQPKEQFDFFPLTVDVEERMYAAGRIPGSFFRREGRPSEDAILTCRLIDRPLRPSFVKGLRNEVQVVETILALDPQHPYDVVAINAASMSTKLSGLPFSGPIGATRMAHVDGQWVAFPTHEELARATFDMVVAGRSLPDGDVAIMMVEAEATEHTVKLVAGGAPAPTEEVVASGLEAAKPAIRELCRAQSELAEVAAKPVAEFPVFLDYQDDAYDAVAELTRADVAEALQIAGKADREEALDAIKLRVHEELGSRFEGREKELSAAFRSLTKSEVRSRVLREQVRIDGRGPRDIRPLSAEVGVLPRVHGSALFERGETQILGVTTLNMLRMEQALDTLSPEKSKRYMHNYNFPPYSTGETGRVGSPKRREIGHGALAERALIPVLPSREEFPYAIRQVSEALGSNGSTSMGSVCASTLGLLSAGVPLKAPVAGIAMGLISDEVDGKTQYVTLTDILGAEDAFGDMDFKVAGTRDFVTALQLDTKLDGIPSDVLAAALQQAHEARQTILDVMQRAIEAPAEMSDYAPRVTTVKIPVDKIGMVIGPKGQTINAIQDETGAEISIEDDGTIYVGATNGPSAQAAVERINAIANPTLPKVGDRFLGTVVKTAPFGAFVSLLPGRDGLLHISKVGDGKRVEKVEDFLNVGDRVEVEIADIDQRGKIYLDKVRPEGAEAPAAAAGEERPAGRGGDRGPRDRGDRERGGDRGGRGPERGEGGEGGDRPRRRTRHS
- a CDS encoding glycosyltransferase family 87 protein, translating into MAQGARRTVGQVAAVIVLAVVVAGFLSVAAVRHGFFDLQVYRGALVWWVHDGGEIYDYLKPGTQYGFTYPPFAALVMLPMAYLSWHSAIVVSVAAGVVTSAVLIWWLLDPVSRRAGWTRWFAFAVVLCLVAAFEPMRETINFGQVNTLLLFLVAVDLLRLLPRGSSWAGIGIGLATAIKLTPGIFIVYLLVTGRWRAAVTASGAATAATLLAAALFPDASREFWTSALWNTGRVGELAFVSNQSLRGVVARLDPQSPSTLAWLLLVAATLVLWAWRSRVAASVGDEATGLALTGTVMCLVSPVTWVHHLVWLLPGLLLLVDRGMAAPPGGRRRRVLLACATIGYAFLISRIVWAWEKDFTGLDGFLFGNTYVWISLALLAFLPVRAVAPRSPSDSASTSDSAAVESAGVPQLDQSDRRSAAGQRHRVGRPLTVR